The window CAGCACGCCCATGTTGTAACGGGTGCCGCGGATCAGGAAATTGTCGGCCGGCCACTCACCGCGCTCGTTGCGGCCCCAGGCCTCGCGCAGCCAGCCGCGGTTGGACTCGAAGCCGCCGGCGGCCAGCACGCAGGCGCGCGCGGCGATGCGCTCGCGGCCGATGCGCGCGGCGACGAAGCGGCCGCCGTCCAGCTCGATGGCATCGACCGGCGCCTGGTAGCGGATCTGCACGCCCAGTGCCTCGGCGCTGCGGTAGTAGGCATTGACCAGGGCCTTGCCGCCGCCCATGAAGAAGGCATTGGTGCGCGCCACGTGCAGTGCGCCGGACAACGGCGGCTGGAAGCGCACGCCGTGCTTGCGCATCCATGGCCGGCAGCTGGAGGAAGCGCGGATCACCAGCCGCGCCAGCGTCTCGTCGGTGAGGCCGCCGGTGACCTTGAGCAGGTCCTGCCAGTACTCCTCCTCGGGATAGGCGTCGACCAGCACATCCTGCGGCGCGTCGTGCATGCAGCGCAGGTTGCGCGTGTGCTGCGAATTGCCGCCGCGCCACGCGCGCGGCGCCGCTTCCAGCATCAGCACGGAAGCACCGGCTTCGCGCGCCATCAAGGCTGCGCACAGGGCAGCGTTGCCGCCGCCGATGACCAGGACGTCCCACATATTCCGCTCCGCCTCCCGCACTGCTTGGTGTCGAAGCGCGGACTGTAGCGAGCGGGGCGAGGCGGCGCCAGACGCGCCGGCTCAAGGGGTCTTCAGGCTTTGTGAAGGGTGGCCCCGGGCCAGCGCCCGGCCTTGACCAGCTCGCGCGTGACGCTGGCCAGCGTGTTGCGCGCCGCCAGCCCGGCCGGCGACAGCTCGTCGTCGGACAGGCTGACCAGCAGGTTGGGACGGTGCACGGCGCGGTCGGCGATGCCGATCATGGCAAGCGGCTCGCCCGCCACCCGGCCGACCGCCGCGCCCGGCTGCACGGTGGCGCCGAGGCCGGCGCGCACCGCGTCCATCAGCATGGCGAGCCCATCGATCTCGGCCACCACATTGGGCTGGCAGCGGCTGCGCAGGAAGGCGGCGTTGAGCACCGAGCGCAGCCCGTGCGGGCTGCTCGGCAGGATCAGCGGCAGATCGCGCAACGCCGACAGCCGCGTGGTGGCGGTGGACGGCAGGCCTGGCAAGCCGGGGCGGGCGATGACGAAGAGGCGTTCGGTCAGCAGCGGAGTCACGCTCCAGCGCTGCCCGGCGGCGGTCTGGAACAGCACCGCGAGGTCGAGCTGGCGCGCGCCGATCATCGCGCCGAGGTTGCCGGACAGGCTCTCGACCAGGTGCAGGCGGATGTCGGGATAGCGCTCGCGCATGGCCTGCAGGAAGGGCAGGCCGAGCACGGTGATGGTGCTGGGCGCCATGCCCACGCTGACGTGGCCGGACAGGCGCGCGAGCTGGGCCGCGCGCACGGCGTCGTCGGCATGGCGCAGGGCCAGCTGCGCCTGGCGCCAGAAGGCCAGCCCGGCGTCGGTCGGCACCACGCCGGTGGAGGTGCGCTGCAGCAGCCGGGTCGACAGCTCGCTCTCCAGCCGGCTGATCTGCTGGCTCAGCGCCGAGGTCACCACGCCCAGCTTCTGCGCGGCCTGGCCCATGCTGCCGAGTTCGACCACCTGTACGAAGTAGCGCAGTTGCCTGAGCTCCATGCCCTTCCCTTGGATATCCGATCCCGCGGATTCTAGCGGCATGGCGCGGGACACGGCACATGCCCTGCCCTGAGCACGCCCGGGGGCGTGCTCAGGGCAGGCTCAGGGCGCCACTTCCTCGATGCGGTCGACCCGGTCGGGATAGAAGGCGAGGTAGCCGGCGATCTGCGCCACCGCCGCATACGGGGCTTCGTACGACCACACTGCGTTGATGGCGCGCGTGCCGCCCACGGGGATGCTGAAGTAGCTGCAATCGCCCTTGTATGGGCAGTAGGTGGCGTGGCCGGTGCGCGCCAGCAGCGCCATGTCGGCATCCTCGCGCGGCAGGTACTGCACCGCCGCGTACGACGCCTCGCGCAGCGTCAGCGCGCGCCGGCTGTCGGCCACCACGCGGCCGGCGACCGTGACGATGACCCGGGCCGGATTGGGCGTCACGGTGATGGGATGGTCGGGTCCGGGAATCTTGACCGGCTTGGCCGTCATGACAGGCCTCCTGCGGGAAGGGGACGGAAGGGACGGAAGGAGACGCGGAGGCATCGGCAGCGGAAGCCGCGACGGCGCCGCGTCCGCCACAGTATGCGCCGCCCGGCGGCGGCACGCCCTTCAGGAAGAAAACGACTTGCATCTGTGAAATCAAGTCATTTTTGGAATTTCATCCACGGCACTACACTGACGCCAGGGTTAACCCTGAACCGCGTTCTTGTACACGACCAGCCACACGACGCCCCCAGGCCCTGCGGAGACGACGCCCCTCCGCGCTGCGCACGCACCGTTCCTCCGCAACGGGGAACGGTGCGCGGCCCGGCAAGACTCCGGCGCCCCCTGTCCCGCCCGGGACTGCCATCCCGCCGGGGCCACGACTTGCACCATGAAGACCCAGACCTCCCTCCTCGCCGCCCTGCTGCTGCTGGGCGCCGCCTCTGCCTGGAGTACTCCCGCCGCCGCCATCCCCGCCCCCAGCGCGCCCCCCAGCGCGGATAGCCGCCTGTTCGGCAGTCCCGCCCGTCTCGACACCGTCACCCGCACCATCGACGTCACCCCCGGCACGCGTCGCGTGCTGGTCGGCTCGGGCGAATCGGTCGCCATCCGCGCCGGCGGCCAGACCGTCGGCTGGACCTTCCTGCAGGCCATCGGCGGCAGTTCGATGAAGCTGGCCCTGCTGATGCCCGGCGTGCCGCAGGCCAAGGACGTCTACATCCAGATCGCGCCGAGCGAGATCTACAGCGGCGGCTGAGCGCCGCCCGCCTCGCGCCGCGCCGGCCGCCCGGCGCGGCAGCGTTCCAGCAGGCGCAGCACCGCCGGCGCCTGCACATTGCGCCGGTGCGCCACCGCCAGCGGCGAGCGCACGGCCTGCTGCGCCAGCGGCCGGTACACCACGTCCGGCGGCGCGAAGGCGCGCATCGACTCCGGCACCAGGGCCACGCCGAAGCCCGCCGCCACCATGCTGACGATGGTGGACATCTGCGGCGACAGCGTTTCGACGCGCGGCGCGAAACCGGCGCTGGCGCAGACCGCCTGGGTGATGGCATAGAAGCCCGTGCCCTCCTGCGTGTGGGTACAGAGGAAGGTCTCGCCGCGCAGGCGGGCGGGATCGACCACGGCCTGGCGCGCCAGCGCATGGCCGGCATGCACGGCCAGCACCACCGGCTCGTCGGCCACCTCCAGCAGCGCCACGCCTTCCGGCAACCCCGGCAGCGGCGGCCGCACGAAGCCTAGGTCGAGTTCGCCGTCGGCCAGCCGGGTGAGCTGCAGCGGCATCTCCATCTCGCGCAGGCTGAACTGCACGTCGGGATGATCCTGGCGGAAACGATGGATCAGGCGCGGCAGCAGGCCCGACAGCGCCGCCGAGGCAACGTAGCCGATCGCTATGCTGCCGGTCTCGCCACGGCTGGCGCGCGCGGTCGCCAGTTCGGCCAGTTGCAGGCGGCGCAGCACATCCTGCGCCTCGCGCAGCAGCACCGTCCCCACCTCGGTCAGCGCCAGGCGGCGCCCGCCGCGCGCCAGCAGCGGCGCGCCCACCCGCTGCTCGATCCAGCGCAACTGCTGGCTCAAGGCCGGCTGCGAGATGCCCAGGCGCTCGGCCGCGCGGCCGAAGTGCAAGGCCTCGGCCAGCGCGACGAAATAGCGGTAGTGCCTCACTTCCAGGTCCATGGAGCTCTCCTTGCCTGCCAGGCCGTCTTCATAAGCTCAGCTTATCAATATTTAAGGTGGCTGCCGTTGTGCCTATGCCTGCGGCCGGCACAAGATGCGGCTTCGGCGTGCGCGGCCAGTGCCGCGGCGCCCCCCGTGAGGAAGGCTGATGAAACGAGTGGACAAGCGCGTGGCGCGCTGCAGCGAGGCCGTGGCCGGCCTGCGCGACGGCGCCACGCTGATGGTGGGCGGCTTCGGCAGCGCCGGCCTGCCGGCGGCGCTGATCAACGCCGTGCTGGACCAGGGCGCGCGCGGGCTGACGGTGGTCTCCAACAATGCAGGCTTCGACAACGAAGGCGTGGCCAGCCTGATCGCGGCCGGACGCGTGCGCAAGCTGGTCTGCTCCTACCCGCTCACCGCCGGCGCCACCGCCTTCCGCGATGCCTACCGGCACGGCGAGGTCGAGCTGGAACTGGTGCCGCAGGGCACCCTGGTCGAACGCATCCGCTGCGCCGGCGCCGGCCTGGGCGGATTCCTCAGCCCGATCACGGTCGGTACGCCGCTGGCCGAGGGCAAGACGGTGCAGGAGGTCGGCGGCGTGGCCTATGTGCTGGAGCTGCCGCTGCGCGCCGACTTCGCGCTGGTCCGTGCGCATTGCGCCGACCGGCTCGGCAACCTGAGCTATCGCCTGGCGGGCCGCAATTTCAACCCGGTCATGGCGACCGCCGCCGAGGTGGTGGTGGCGGAAGTGGACAGCATGGTGGAAGCCGGCGCGCTCGACCCGGAACAGGTCGTGACCCCGGGCATCTTCGTCGACCGCGTCGTGCTGGCCCCGGGAGGCGCGGCATGAGCGGCCAGCCGAACCTTGCCCCCGGCGCCCGGCCCTGGACGCGCGAGGAGATCGCGCGCCGCGCCGCGCAGGACGTCCCGCACGGGGCCTACGTCAACCTGGGCATCGGCCTGCCCACCCAGGTCGCCGACTGGATGCCGCAGGACCGCGAAGTCTTCCTGCACAGCGAGAACGGCATCCTGCACCTCGGGCCGCGCCCGCCCGCCGGCCAGGAGGACGCCGAACTGGTCAATGCCAGCAAACAGCCGGTCAGCCTGCTGCCGGGCGCATCCCTGTTCGACTCGGCGCTCAGTTTCGCCATGATGCGCGGCGGACACCTCGACCTGGCCATCCTCGGCGCCTACGAAGTGGCGGCCAACGGCGACCTCGCCAACTGGACCCGCGCCGACCCCGGCACGCCGCCGGCCGTCGGCGGTGCGATGGAACTGGCCTTCGGCGCGCGCGCGGTCTGGGTGCTGATGGAGCACACCACGCGCGACGGCCGGCCGCGGCTGCGCGCGCGCTGCAGCCTGCCGCTGACCGCGGCCGGCGTGGTGCGCCGCATCTATACCGACCTGGCGGTGCTGGCGGTGACAGCGGACGGGCTGCGCGTCGAGGCGATGGCGCCCGGCGTGACCTGGTCCGCGCTGCAGGCGCTCACGGAGGCGCCGCTGCTGCGCTGAGGCCGCCGCGGGCGGGCGCCTGCGTGCCGGCGAACGCTGGCGTCGGCGCACTGTCGCACAGCGCCGCCGGCGCCGGGCGGGCCGGAACGTCAGGCCTCCGGCAGCACCTCGTGCACCAGCGCGACGAAGGCGCGCGCGGCCGGCGACAGCGTACGCCCGGCCAGCCACACCGCGCCATAGGGCGCGCGCAGCTCGGTGGCCGGGCGCAGCGGCAGCGCGGCCGCCTCGCCCGCGGCACAGGCACCCGCCATCATCGACCGGGGTACCAGCACGACGGTGTCGGTCGCCTGCATCAGCGTGCGCAGCGCGTGCATGTCGTCGCAGGTGACGGTGAGCAACGCCTCCGGCGCCGCGGCCGGTCCGCCACGCGCGTCGGCCTCGGCCTGGAGCTGGGCGGCGAAGAAAGCCTGCACGCGAGCCGGCAGGCGCGGCCCGGCCACCGGGAAGCCTGCCAGTTCCGTCAGCGCTACGGCGCGCCGCCCGGCCAGCGGGTGGCCGGCGCGCACGAAGAAGCCGGTCTGCAGCGCGGGCAGGCGATCGATATGCAGGTGCGGCTGGCCGGCCAGGCTCTGGCTCTCGCCGATGAAGACGTCGAGCCGCTCAGCCTCCAGCGCCTGCACCATGCTCTGCGTGTCGGCGATCTCCAGGTCGATGCCAAGGCGTGGGTGGCGCGTCACCAGCGCGGCCAGCACAGGCTCCAGCAGGAAGGCCGCGGCAAAGGGGCCGAAGCCCAGGCGCAGGCTGCCGATCTCGATGTCCTGCAGCAACTGCAGCTCGCGCCGCAGCTCGCGGCCCTCGCGCAGCATGCGGCGGGCCCGCGCCAGCACCATGGTCCCCGCGGCGGTCGTGCCGGCCTTGCCGTAGCTGCGGTCGACCAGCGCGCAACCGTAGTCGGCCTCCAGCGCCTGGATGCTGCGCGACAAGGCGGGCTGCGACAGGTGCAGCGCGTCGGCGGCGCGGGCAAAGCTGCCCTGCTCGATCAGCGTGACGAAGTGATGCAAGCGGCGAAGGCCCATGGTGCCGTCTGGTCTCCTGGAGGGGTTCCTGGAAGCGTTCCTGTGTCGTAACTCGCCGAGGCTGCCACGGGGACACAAGCTTCAACTTTGCATGATTTGCATCGAAAACTTAAAAATATGGCATTGGACGTATTTTCTCAAGCCGGGTAGCGT of the Cupriavidus malaysiensis genome contains:
- a CDS encoding LysR substrate-binding domain-containing protein, whose amino-acid sequence is MELRQLRYFVQVVELGSMGQAAQKLGVVTSALSQQISRLESELSTRLLQRTSTGVVPTDAGLAFWRQAQLALRHADDAVRAAQLARLSGHVSVGMAPSTITVLGLPFLQAMRERYPDIRLHLVESLSGNLGAMIGARQLDLAVLFQTAAGQRWSVTPLLTERLFVIARPGLPGLPSTATTRLSALRDLPLILPSSPHGLRSVLNAAFLRSRCQPNVVAEIDGLAMLMDAVRAGLGATVQPGAAVGRVAGEPLAMIGIADRAVHRPNLLVSLSDDELSPAGLAARNTLASVTRELVKAGRWPGATLHKA
- a CDS encoding DUF427 domain-containing protein, with the translated sequence MTAKPVKIPGPDHPITVTPNPARVIVTVAGRVVADSRRALTLREASYAAVQYLPREDADMALLARTGHATYCPYKGDCSYFSIPVGGTRAINAVWSYEAPYAAVAQIAGYLAFYPDRVDRIEEVAP
- a CDS encoding CzcE family metal-binding protein is translated as MKTQTSLLAALLLLGAASAWSTPAAAIPAPSAPPSADSRLFGSPARLDTVTRTIDVTPGTRRVLVGSGESVAIRAGGQTVGWTFLQAIGGSSMKLALLMPGVPQAKDVYIQIAPSEIYSGG
- a CDS encoding LysR family transcriptional regulator, whose product is MDLEVRHYRYFVALAEALHFGRAAERLGISQPALSQQLRWIEQRVGAPLLARGGRRLALTEVGTVLLREAQDVLRRLQLAELATARASRGETGSIAIGYVASAALSGLLPRLIHRFRQDHPDVQFSLREMEMPLQLTRLADGELDLGFVRPPLPGLPEGVALLEVADEPVVLAVHAGHALARQAVVDPARLRGETFLCTHTQEGTGFYAITQAVCASAGFAPRVETLSPQMSTIVSMVAAGFGVALVPESMRAFAPPDVVYRPLAQQAVRSPLAVAHRRNVQAPAVLRLLERCRAGRPARREAGGAQPPL
- a CDS encoding CoA transferase subunit A, giving the protein MKRVDKRVARCSEAVAGLRDGATLMVGGFGSAGLPAALINAVLDQGARGLTVVSNNAGFDNEGVASLIAAGRVRKLVCSYPLTAGATAFRDAYRHGEVELELVPQGTLVERIRCAGAGLGGFLSPITVGTPLAEGKTVQEVGGVAYVLELPLRADFALVRAHCADRLGNLSYRLAGRNFNPVMATAAEVVVAEVDSMVEAGALDPEQVVTPGIFVDRVVLAPGGAA
- a CDS encoding 3-oxoacid CoA-transferase subunit B; the encoded protein is MSGQPNLAPGARPWTREEIARRAAQDVPHGAYVNLGIGLPTQVADWMPQDREVFLHSENGILHLGPRPPAGQEDAELVNASKQPVSLLPGASLFDSALSFAMMRGGHLDLAILGAYEVAANGDLANWTRADPGTPPAVGGAMELAFGARAVWVLMEHTTRDGRPRLRARCSLPLTAAGVVRRIYTDLAVLAVTADGLRVEAMAPGVTWSALQALTEAPLLR
- a CDS encoding LysR family transcriptional regulator, which gives rise to MGLRRLHHFVTLIEQGSFARAADALHLSQPALSRSIQALEADYGCALVDRSYGKAGTTAAGTMVLARARRMLREGRELRRELQLLQDIEIGSLRLGFGPFAAAFLLEPVLAALVTRHPRLGIDLEIADTQSMVQALEAERLDVFIGESQSLAGQPHLHIDRLPALQTGFFVRAGHPLAGRRAVALTELAGFPVAGPRLPARVQAFFAAQLQAEADARGGPAAAPEALLTVTCDDMHALRTLMQATDTVVLVPRSMMAGACAAGEAAALPLRPATELRAPYGAVWLAGRTLSPAARAFVALVHEVLPEA